In Roseimicrobium gellanilyticum, the following are encoded in one genomic region:
- a CDS encoding secretin N-terminal domain-containing protein — MRLRFCLSIPVLLLALGAVLQAQQPAPPAPTPRNIVRPPVPGPGQAGSAAATPAAGAEDGIRLQMPAAQMTDVIELYQQLTKKRVIRDPKLEDVTVTIETSGTLTREEAIEFVEKSLLLAGYSFVPSGGNMVKLLAAESGKMPSSEGVPIFLRADELPKTDQVVSFVLQLKHLDAEEASQAFSQIIPLHPYGSIGVVPNSRSLVITENSNTILAYVELAKQVDLPPSETKHKTILLERADVFEVADQLILLMGLDQSNAGSGGSRYGKGGTSRPPTTRPGTPPINPAAPGGTPQQNAARNAAQASVVANVGSNGAESEASQPKITPIARTNSLLVIARPVDIEYMESLIKELDAESPTSRMVSRRLNYIDLTTFVDIASKALLRNSPDAAGASSLDGTGGNSRANTNTGNNGFDSSNSMGGFGSRGMGGGLGGTGGGLYGGGGGGGSSFGGSLSGGGGGGFGGGSTLQVTEKAESILIGRTLVIVDPASSKFYASGPPDELRTLMELADQLDVRPKQILLSVIIGEFSLGNEFNFGLDWIQTLQSVGEDSLVGGVLKTQGTAFADLGELGNATDFLPALDGLTVYGQIGKHLNVFLHTLESTNRFHVMQKPTVTTLNHKPAKIYIGQQVAIPGQTYATGDNTADNVGIYSTTQYIPVRLELDIVPHIFNDKEIMLEFKQTNNDISGFTTISGNQVPNISEQGMMNTLIVPDRTTVMLGGLITERDRNDKKGLPFLIKVPVLKHLFGNTSKTKDRRELMIFVQPRIMADGQSHIQEQADWNKNNESWDRNKRFADPQDDTPLNAIPLRDADPNSPLLPMPEWKNNDVPPAEPGPKVILKQKGTSSSKATLVEDKPTAAAPSAKTKHEKNKAALKSK, encoded by the coding sequence ATGCGTCTTCGTTTTTGCCTTTCCATCCCTGTGCTGTTGCTCGCTCTGGGTGCTGTCCTTCAAGCCCAGCAGCCCGCACCTCCCGCGCCCACACCACGCAATATTGTGAGGCCCCCAGTGCCCGGCCCCGGTCAGGCGGGGTCCGCGGCAGCGACTCCCGCAGCGGGAGCCGAAGACGGCATCCGTCTGCAGATGCCCGCGGCGCAGATGACGGACGTGATCGAGCTCTACCAGCAGCTCACGAAGAAGCGCGTCATCCGTGACCCCAAGCTCGAAGACGTGACGGTCACCATCGAGACCAGCGGTACTCTCACCCGTGAAGAAGCCATCGAGTTCGTGGAGAAGTCCCTGCTGCTCGCCGGCTACTCCTTTGTGCCCAGCGGCGGGAATATGGTGAAGCTCCTTGCTGCTGAGTCCGGCAAGATGCCCTCCTCGGAAGGTGTGCCCATCTTCCTGCGTGCGGACGAGCTCCCCAAGACCGATCAGGTGGTGAGCTTTGTCCTGCAGCTCAAACATCTGGATGCGGAAGAGGCCTCACAGGCGTTTTCACAAATCATCCCGCTGCACCCGTATGGCAGCATCGGTGTCGTGCCGAACAGCCGCAGCCTCGTCATCACGGAGAACTCGAATACCATTCTCGCATACGTCGAACTCGCCAAGCAGGTCGACCTTCCTCCCAGCGAGACGAAACACAAGACCATCCTCCTCGAACGCGCTGATGTGTTTGAAGTCGCAGATCAGCTCATCCTTCTGATGGGATTGGATCAAAGCAACGCCGGAAGCGGCGGTTCCAGATATGGCAAGGGTGGTACAAGCCGGCCACCAACAACCAGACCAGGAACCCCGCCGATCAATCCAGCAGCACCGGGAGGAACGCCGCAGCAGAACGCCGCAAGAAATGCCGCCCAAGCGAGCGTGGTGGCAAACGTGGGTTCCAACGGCGCCGAGAGTGAGGCGTCGCAGCCAAAGATTACCCCCATCGCACGGACAAACAGCCTGCTGGTAATCGCACGCCCCGTAGACATCGAGTACATGGAAAGCCTTATCAAGGAGCTGGATGCCGAATCTCCCACCAGCCGCATGGTGTCCCGTCGGTTGAACTACATCGATCTCACCACCTTCGTGGATATCGCAAGCAAGGCCCTGTTGCGGAATTCCCCCGACGCTGCCGGCGCGTCTTCCCTGGACGGTACCGGTGGCAACTCACGCGCCAACACCAACACAGGCAACAACGGATTTGACTCCTCCAACTCCATGGGCGGCTTCGGATCACGCGGCATGGGCGGCGGGCTGGGGGGCACTGGCGGCGGCCTCTACGGCGGCGGCGGCGGTGGTGGTAGCAGCTTCGGTGGGAGCTTAAGCGGCGGCGGTGGCGGCGGATTTGGCGGCGGCTCCACGCTGCAAGTCACGGAAAAGGCGGAGAGCATCCTGATTGGGCGCACGCTGGTGATTGTGGATCCGGCCAGCTCGAAGTTCTACGCCAGCGGCCCTCCTGATGAACTCCGCACACTCATGGAACTGGCGGACCAACTCGACGTGCGCCCCAAGCAAATCCTGCTGTCAGTCATTATCGGCGAGTTCTCTCTGGGAAATGAATTCAACTTTGGCCTCGACTGGATTCAGACCCTGCAATCCGTGGGGGAAGACAGCCTGGTGGGTGGCGTGCTGAAGACCCAGGGCACCGCCTTCGCTGACCTCGGTGAACTTGGAAACGCCACCGACTTCCTTCCCGCCCTCGATGGCCTCACGGTCTACGGACAAATCGGGAAGCACCTCAATGTCTTCCTCCACACGCTGGAATCGACCAATCGCTTCCACGTGATGCAAAAGCCCACCGTCACCACCTTGAACCACAAGCCGGCGAAAATCTACATCGGGCAGCAGGTCGCCATCCCCGGCCAGACTTATGCCACGGGAGACAATACCGCGGATAACGTAGGCATCTACTCCACCACACAGTACATCCCCGTGCGTCTGGAGCTCGATATCGTGCCGCACATTTTCAACGACAAGGAGATTATGCTCGAATTCAAGCAGACGAACAACGACATTTCCGGCTTCACCACCATCAGTGGCAACCAGGTGCCGAACATTTCCGAGCAGGGCATGATGAACACACTCATCGTCCCGGACCGCACCACCGTCATGCTGGGCGGCCTCATTACGGAACGCGACCGCAATGACAAGAAGGGCCTGCCCTTCCTCATCAAGGTACCGGTGCTGAAGCATCTCTTCGGCAACACCAGCAAAACGAAGGACCGCCGTGAGCTCATGATCTTCGTGCAGCCCCGCATCATGGCGGACGGTCAGAGCCACATCCAGGAACAGGCTGACTGGAACAAGAACAACGAAAGCTGGGACCGCAACAAGCGTTTCGCCGACCCGCAGGATGACACGCCTCTGAACGCCATCCCCCTTCGCGACGCCGACCCCAACAGCCCCCTGCTGCCGATGCCGGAGTGGAAGAACAACGATGTGCCTCCCGCCGAACCGGGACCGAAAGTGATTCTCAAGCAAAAGGGCACCTCATCTTCCAAGGCCACACTGGTCGAGGACAAGCCCACCGCGGCAGCTCCCTCTGCCAAGACCAAGCACGAAAAGAACAAGGCCGCGCTGAAGAGCAAGTAA